The Niabella beijingensis genomic interval CCCAGCGGGGATGATGGGAGGTCATACCCAGCTGTTCCTGTGCTTCAATATCGTTCACTTTTATTACCATGCCGTCGATCTCATAGGGCAGCGTGTCCCTGCCTTCCTCAAACCGGGCACAGTAATCAATAACATCTTCTATGTGGTTGAAGGTCTTCAGCTCTTTTACAGGACTTCTGAAACCCAGCTCCCATAACAGTTTCAGCGATCCTTCATGGGTTTGCAGTGCTTCGGGAAGTTCATGACCGGGCAGCAGGGTATAGTCGCTGATATGATATACAAAGGCTTCCAGGTTCCGCCGCCGCACTTCTGCCGGGTCCTTGATCCGGAGCGTGCCGGAGGCCGCGTTACGTGGGTTTGCCAGGGGGGGCAGTCCTTTTTCGGTAAGTTCGTCGTTGTATTTTTTAAAATTATTTTTATTGATCAGTACCTCACCTCTTATCTCAATCTGCTGAATGCCATACCTGCTGAATGCGGCGGATAGCGGCACACTTCGGATCTGCCGGATATTGGTGGTGATGTCGTCCCCCTCCACTCCGTTTCCCCTGGTGGCACCCCTGGTCAGCAGATCATTTTCATAGATCAGGGAAATACTTCCTCCGTCAAATTTGGGTTCTACACAATAGGTGATCCTGGTTTTTTTGGATAGTTGCAGTACTTTCCGGTCGAAGTCTTTGAGATCGTCACTGTTATAGGAGTTGTCGAGCGAGAGCATGGGTACCAGGTGCTGAACCGTCACAAAATTTCCGTTCAGGCTTTTACCGACACGCTGGGTGGGAGAGTCCTTGGTCACCCAGTCCGGCTGGTCCTTTTCAACCGCTTCCAGCATTTTGAAGAGGTGGTCGTATTCCGTGTCCGCCAGCAGGGGATCGTCCTGAACATAGTACCGGTGTTCATGAAAACGCAACACATTCCGCAGGGTTTCCAGCTCTTCAGGGGTTGCCGGCAGGTTACGGCCCTCTTTTAAAAATGCCCGCGTCTGTTCCTGCTGTTCCAGGATCTCTTTTTTCGTATACATAGATGCAATTTCGGATTTAAAAGTATTCAAAAACAACGAAACGGAATGGTTGTTACTCCGAAAAATGCGCCGGTATAAAACTTTTTATTTCATGATAATGATCCCTGCCGGCGGAGAAGGACGCCGGTTGCCGCCTCCGAATTTCCGGGGATAATAGGAGAAACTGATCATAAAATACTGCTGCAGGCCGTTGGTGATAGTGGTGCCCACAGAGTTGCGGTCCAGGAAATTGGTGATGTTCTTGTTCTGACGCAGCAGATCGAACGCCGTCAATTTCAATTCTGCTTTCTGCTGCATAAAGCGGTAGATGGCATTGGCATTCCAGATGGTAGCAGTAGCCGCATCGCGGTTGGCCGCCTTATTGGTCTGATAATTCACCGAAGTGTTCAGGGTAATGGATTTTGTAATGAAGTAATTGATATTGCCATTGGTGGTGTAGTTACGGATGGATGAAACCGGGAGCTGGCTGTTCGATTGGGCATTCCGGTTGGTAGAAAGGATCTCGCTGACGCTGATGTTGAAGCGATCGATCAGGTTGTACTGAACGGTAATGTTATTGGTGAGCGTATTGTTGCGTGAGGTTGACAGCTGCCCGTTGATATATCCCGGCTGGACGTTATTACTCAGTGAAGAGGAATAGGTGATCCCGATATTGCTTGCCTTGGTAAGATTGTGAGAGAAATTGAGATTGATATTGCCCCCCAGCGTCCGTTGCTGGTCTATATTGATGAGGTAACGGATGCTTCTCCCCGAGCTGTCCGGCAGATATACCAGGCTGTCGCCTACCGCCCGGTTGGTATTGTTAAAGTTAAAACCCAGGCGCGCACCATAGTTGCTTTTGCTGTTCAGTTTGGCCCTGCTGATGTCAAAATTATAATTCAGTTTTTTTGAGTTGGAAGCCTTCAGGAAAGGGTTACCGGAAACCACATAATAACGTTCGGTGCTGTCGATGATCGGATACAACTGATCGATGGTAGGAGGCTGCATGTTTATATTGGCCCAGATATAGGAATAAAGGCGGAATGCATTATCCTTTTGATAGTTGAAATTAGCATTGAGTGAAGGCACAAAAGACCGGAAAGAACGGTCGATATTCCGGTTGAAGATGCTGGATTCGTTTTGCTGGTTCAGGAACTGGTAACGCAGGTCCAGCCCGAAGTTCAGCCAGTAATAGTATTTTCCCCAGACGGATTTATTAAAGGAACGGTTAAGGTTAAGTGCCGGGTTATAGGAGAAGTTGGAAAGGGTATTGGTATTCGTCAGCAGGCTGTTTGCTTTGTACTGATGCGTCAGCGTATCCAGGTCCATTACCGTGGCATCCTGTTCTGTTCTTGAAAAATTGACATTGTTGATCAGCGACATATTGATATTGAAAAAATTATAGATCCCAAACAGGAACTGCCGGAAGCCATCATAATTCAGGCCGATATTGGCATTGTAACTCTTGTTCCTGTTGTTGTATTTCCGGTCGATCGTATTGCTGTATAGACTGTCTGCCAGCGATTCAAAAGTATTCACGGTACCGCGGTTGCTTTGGGTTTCATTGTATCCGCCGCCGAAGTTGATGGAATAATTTTTCCGGGGATCATCGCGCAGTTCGAAGTCGTTCGAGCGCAGCCAGCCGAACATATAGAAATTGTTGCTGTTGGAACTGGAATAGCTGCTGCTGGAAGTGCGGCTCACGGGCGTAACGGCATTCCGGAACACATCTGTGTTCGATTCGGAGGTGCCGGTGCTGTACTGGTTCACATAATTGGCGCTGATGTTTACAAAGTTCCCGAACTTTTTGCGGTTCTCATACAGGAATTTCACCGTGTTGGAGGTATTGTCGTTTGTGCTCCTGCTGTTATTGATGCTGGTGAGCTTATAGTCATCGATGGTTTGAATGCTGTTGCCGTTCGAGATAAAATTTTTTGTTGTATTGAGGTAACCGTAATCGGTGGTAAAGCGGTTGTAAAACTGGGAATTGTCCGATTCGGAAAAATTGTGCTGCCATTTCAGGTTGCCATAGGTTCTCCGGGTAATGCCGTCATTGGCACTTCCCCGGCCTCCGTAAAAGAACCTGAAATTGGATTTGAAAGTGTTTTCCATAAATGCGTTTTCACCCGTTCCTTCTTCTTTGTTGATATTATTGATACCGACGGCAATACCAGCTTGGTTCTTTTTATCATATACCTGGAGCACCGCATCTCCGCTGTATCGGTCGTCTGTTCCATAACCGGCACCGATCTTTCCGAAAAGCCCCTTCTTCTTATCCTCCTTCAGCTTGATGTTCATGGAATAAAGCGAGTCCGTTTTTTCTTCGGTATTGGTGAGTTTGGAAACATCTTTTTCCTGGTAAAGCTGGATCTTTTCAATCGCATTCTTGGGCAGGTTCTGTGTGGCAGTTTGTGCCGCTCCGCCGAAGAAGGGTTTGCCATCCACATATACTTTTTCCAGTTTCCTGCCGTTCATGGTAATGGTGCCATCGCCCCACACGGTGAGCCCGGGCACCCGCAGCAGCATGTCTTCCACAACGGCGTTGGAATCAAGTTTGAAGGCATCCGGATTTATCTCGAGCGTATCGCCGTTCATACGCAGTGGCTGTACTGCTTTAACGATCACTTCTTCCAGTTCATCCTTACCCTGCCGGACAAGGAACAGTTTCCCCAGGTCGGTGATCAGGTGCAGCGTATCCAGCCGGAAATCTTTTAGAAGCGGGCGGTACCCGGTATAGGAAACGATAAAATAAAGACCGGTATTGAGGGGCAGGTTTTTTATATCAAATTCTCCCTGGGTATTGGCCAGCTGAAAATCCACAATGCTGGAATCGGTTTGCCGGTATACGGTAACAGAGGCCGACTGCAGGGCATAGTCGTTGATGGAATCGTACAGGATCCCCTTCAGCGCGCCGGCTTTTTTCTGGGCAGAGAGCGTGAACGGAACAAGGAGGAAGATCAAAAAGCTAAGGTGTTTCATTTTGCAGCAGGATTGATTTTTAATTGAATGATAACCGGGTTGCTGAACCTGGTAATGGTATCCAGGAGCTGCTTTAAAAAAGGCGGGGGACCATCTTTGTACCGGGCAAGGATGGCTGCTTTTTCTTTCAGCAGGTCGCTGCCGGAAATAGAAGTGTATACATAACCGGTATCGTAGTTGCTTATCTTCATAAAAATGGAAGTGGGCAGATAACAGGTGCTGCTGTCGGAAGTGGTTTTTGAAAGATCATATAAGGAAGCGGAATTTTTGCTGAATACATAACGCTTATAGCCCCAGGAATTGTCGTTGGTGCCAAAAAATAAAACACCCGGCAGGTCGATGATATTGAAAAAGGATTTGACGGCTTTTCCGTATTTTGATTTATAGCTGGTGAAGTCGATATTATTCCGGAAGGCCGTGGTGTAAAAGTCGGCAGGCATGGTGTTCGCAGCGGGGAATACAAACCGGTATGCAGGTGTCAGGGAATCATTAACCAGCCTGTAAACTGTGTTGTCATAATTCTTCTGGATGTAGACGGTGGTATCGTTCAGGGTGCGGTCGATGTTAACATCCACATCATCAAAATCGGTGGGCAGCCGCGGAACGTTCAGGAAAGGAAAATAAGCGATCACTTTTTCATTACCGCTCATAATATCCAGGTGATACAATACCGTATCTTTTACGTATTTGTTATAGCGGTTGTTCTGCAGCAGGTACCGGCCATTCATATAGTACAGGTCATTGAGGGCATAATAAGGTACCGGTAGTTTTTCTATCCTGTAATTTTCCTTTTCATCCAGGTACATCAGTTCATGATTTTTATACCTGGAAAAATCCCTGTTGCCCGGTGTCTGTGTCATCTGCTGAACTTTGGGCAGGGGGATGGTATAATTTTTATTGGTACTGGTGAAGAAGACGGCATTCTTTGCATTATCATACTGAAGCGGTCCCAGTTTATATTTTTTCTTTTTAAACTTATGCAGGAATTTGCCCTGTTTGTCGAACACCAGTATGGAATTGGATGCGTTATCGGTAAAGATCAGCCGGTCGGGTGTGATCAGAAAATCCGCCATATTATTAAAGTAGCTGGCAGCAGTGGTCTCCAGCGGGATGAACCGGATTTCTGAAAACAGGTTGGCCGCCTTTATGCCCAGGGCATTATCTGGGGAGATGTATAAAGCCTGTTCCTGTGCCCGGGCAGGCAGCATACAAAGATAAAGGCAGGCCAAGATCAGCAATCGTCTCATAAAAGTTTTAGGAAAGATAACGAGGATTTAAATTCTACGAAATATTCGTAATGTGTTTAACGTTTTATTAGCAACCTTGTGGTACGAACGTTTGGTTGTGCGGTGTTGAATAATCCTGCGAAAATCAATAGAAACGGTGCTGGTTTATAAACTCAAATTGTACTTTTGTACCCATCACGAAAGCAATGGGTAAAAATTCTAATCTGAAAACGGCAGCAATTGAGAAAAGCAGCCATCTGGAATATTTCAGGATCGCTGTATCTGTGGACTGTGTTATTTTCGGATATGAAGAAAAGGAATTGAAGGTATTGCTGATCAAATCAGATCTGAAAGAATTTGCGGGTCTGTATTCCCTGCTGGGCGATCTGGTAAGACCTGATGAGGATCTGGACAAAGCATCTTACCGGGTGCTGAAAGAGCGTACCGATCTGGATGATGTATTCCTGCAACAGGTGCATACATTTGGCACGGTTAACCGTCACCCTTCGGGAAGGGTCGTATCTACCGCCTATTACTCACTGGTGAACATCAACAGTCATAAGCTGAAGATCGATAATAATGATCTGCGATGGCATCCGGTAAAAAATATCCATAAGCTGGCCTTCGACCATAAAGAGATCCTTAACACCTGTCAGGAACACCTCCGGGGGCAGATCGAAGAACACCCGGTGGCGCATAACCTGCTGAATGAAAAGTTTTCCCTGCGCGAACTGCAGGAGGTATATGAAGCCATTCTCAATACACCCCTCGACCGCCGGAACTTCCGGAAAAAGATCACGCTGAAAAGCTGGCTGATCGATCTTAATGAAATGGAAGATAATGTTTCCCACCGCCCCGGCAAACTCTACAAATTCAAGCCTAAGCTGATAAAAAACAACAAGTTAGGATAAACAATAATTTTTTATACACTTTGTGTACTTTGTACACATAAATGTACTTAATTTTGTTTTTGTATTTTTTCACTAACGTGTATTAAGTACACGATTGATATTAAAACAATAATTGTTTGTCTATGTACATGAGAAGATTGTTTGCAGCATCTGCTGTCACCTTACTGCTGCTGTTTCCCGGAATGATCCATGCCCAGACGAAAGCCGTCAGCGGGAGGGTAACGGATTCAGGAACCGGCCAGCCGCTTCCGGGGGTGACCATTTCGGTTGTAGGGCGCTCCCTGGCTGTATTAACGGATAGCGCCGGCAGTTACCGCATCTTTCCCGGAGCGGCCACCGGCACACTTGAGTTTTCATCTGTTGGTTATGTATCCCAAAAGATCAGAATAACCGGGGATCAGCTGGATGTTTCCCTGGTTCCGGAGATCTCCAACCTGGAAAATGTGGTGGTGATCGGGTATGGTACGGCGCGGAAGAAAGACCTGACGGGTTCGTTGGCTACAGTAAATGCTGATGATTTTCAGAAAGGAAATATTACAACGCCAGACCAGTTGATAGCCGGAAAGGTGGCGGGTGTTGCTATCACGCCAAACGGGGGCCGTCCGGGATCAGGAAGTACCATCCGGATACGGGGCGGCTCTTCGCTGAATGCAAGTAACGATCCTTTGATTGTTATTGATGGAGTGCCGGTAGATAATGGCTCTGTATCCGGTGCTGCCAGTCCATTGAGTTTTATCAATCCCAATGATATAGAAAGTTTTACTATTTTAAAAGATGCATCTGCTTCTGCAATATACGGAGCCAGAGCAAATAACGGCGTATTGCTGATTACAACAAAGAAAGGCAAATCCGGTGCTTTCAAAGCCAGCTATGGCACAACAAATTCCGTTGCAGTGATCAGCAAAACAATTGATGTATTGACCGGTGAGCAGATCCGGGCAATCGTTGAGGAATTTGGAACTACAAAACAAAAGGCACAATTGGGAACTGCATCCACAAACTGGCAGAAGGAAATTTACAGGGCAGCATTTGCATCAGATAATAATCTTACACTTTCAGGTGGGATTAAGAACTTTCCCTATCGCTTAAGTCTTGGCTTTTTAAATCAGGATGGTATTTTAAAAACGGATAATCTGAAGCGGACAAGTATAGGACTTGCCTTAAATCCTACTTTTTTTAATAATCATTTAAAGGTAGATCTGAATATAAAAAGCTCTTTCCAGAAAACGCGGTTTGCAAACAGTGATGCGATAGGGGCTGCCGTGACTTTTGACCCTACTCAGGCAACCTATATGGAAGACCAGACTTATGGTGGTTATTATCAGTGGACGGAACCAAATGGAAAACTGGTATTAAACAGGGCGAATAACCCGGTAGGTCTGCTGGAACAGACTTTTGATAACCAAAAGCCCATGAGAAGCATCGGCAACTTACAAGTCGATTATAAATTTCATTTTTTACCTGAGCTCAGGGCAAATATCAATGTCGGGTATGATATCAGCCGAAATAACGGGACAAAATTTATTCCGAATAATGCGGCATCAAATTATGTGATAGATAGCGCTGCAGGAGGCGGTTTGTATCAGGAAAGCAAACAGGAACGGAACAATACATTATTGGATGCATACTTGAATTATACAAAGAAACTTATGAGCATCAAAAGCCGTATTGACGCAACAGTTGGATATTCCTATAATAATTTCAGGGCCAAAAATTACAATTTTCGCTCCCTCAATGCCAACAGGGATACATTGTCGGGGTCCACGGCTCCTGTTTTCTCCTTTGATATTCCTGAGAATACACTGATCTCTTATTGGGGCCGGTTACTGTACAATTTTGATGAGAAATATTACCTGACAGCATCATTAAGAAGAGACGGCTCTTCAAGATATTCGCCGGAAAACAGATGGGGATGGTTCCCTTCAATAGGACTGGCCTGGAGTCTTAAGAATGAATTCTTCAAAAATAGTACGGAATTATCAGATCTCCGGTTGCGTTTTGGTTATGGCTCTACGGGGCAGCAGGATGGTATCGGTAACTATGATTATTTGGCGCGGTATGGCGTTGGCGGACTGTCTGGCTCTTATGAATTTGGTGATGCGTTTTATAATGGTGTAGGGCCTTTTGGATATAACGCGGGTTTAAAGTGGGAAAAGTTGCAATCGTATAACCTTGCATTGGATTATGGTTTTGCGGACAACAGGGTCAGCGGCAGCATTGAGTTTTATATACGTAAAACGCAGGATTTGTTGAATGCTATTCCCCAGGCTGCGGGGACAAATTTTAGTGCATATATACTGGCGAACGTAGGAGATTTGACAAATAAGGGCATCGAATTTACATTAAATACGCAACCGATAAGAACCGCTACCACCACATTGGAAGTAAATTTCAATTATGCTTACAATCATAACAATATTGAAAAACTAACGGTAAACCCTGATTCAGCATATATGGGAGTGCCGACAGGAGGGGCTGAAGGTGCCAGTGACCAGATTATGCTGCATGCTATAGGACATCCCCGAAGCACTTTCTTTTTGTATCAACAAGTTTATGATGCAAATGGGCAGCCACTGGAGGGAGTTTTTGTAGACCGGAATAATGATGGTATCATCAATGCGGCGGATAAATACCTGAATCATAGCGCTGTTCCTGATCATACTTTTGGGTTGAGCACAAATCTCACTATAAAAAATTGGAGTGCGGGTTTTGTAGCCCGCGCATCACTGAATAATTATGTATACAACAATATTTATAGCAAGGCCAGTGCACTCAACGTAATTACCGGCAATTATATTATCGGTAACGCTTCCAAAAATTACCTGAATACAAAATTTACAGGAGGAACTGACCTTCAACCTTTAAGTGATCTTTGGGTGGAAAATGCCTCTTTTTTGAGGATGGATAATTTATTTATTGGATACAACTTTGGCAAGATCAGAGGTATATACTCGCTAAGAGCCACAGCAGGGATCCAAAATGTTTTTATCATTACCAAATACAAAGGACTGGATCCCGAATTGTCTGGCGGTACAGATAATAATTTATATCCGCGTCCAAGAATATTTTCCCTGTCACTCAACCTGGATTTTTAAAACTATTAACACACTGTAAAATGAAAACTATTGTTATCAGATTCATTTTTATATTCTATGTCGTTACACTTTTGTCATGTGAGAAGAAACTGAATTTATTTCCGACAAACGATCTGACAGCGGAAAAGGTTTTTGCCACTCCTCTTGGATACAAGCAGGCTCTGGCAAAAATATATGTTTCACTGGCGGTTACCGGTACCAATGGAAGGGATATACCGGCAGAAATCGTACTTGATGAAGGAAGTACAGGCTTCTTGCGTCAATTGTGGTATTTACAATGTCTTACCACCGATGAGGCGGGGTGGACTTATTCCGGAAGCACGGATCCTATAGGAATGCATCAGATGAGCTGGACTGCGAGCAGCCAGACAATCGCAGGATTGTATTTCCGTTGTTTTTATTTGGTAACACTGTGTAATAATTTCATTAAAGAATCGTCTGAAGATAAAGTGGCTTCAAGGGGAATATCAGGCACTGACGCAGCAGATATAAAAAGATACCGGGCCGAGGCCAGATTTGTAAGGGCGTATAGCTACTGGGTGCTTCTTGATAATTTTGGAAATGTGCCGTTCACGGATGAAAATTATGTAATCGGATCCGGTGTTTCGCCAAAGCAAATGACCCGTGCGACCCTTTTTAATTATATCGAGGCGGAATTGAAAGCTATTGATGAAGAACTGGCGGCACCACGGACCAATGAAAATGGAAGGGCTGACCAGGCTGCTGCATGGGCTTTGTTGGCAAGAATGTATCTAAACGCAGTTGTCTACTCCGGTTCGGAAAAATATACAGAAGCAATTGTTTATGCGAAACAGGTAATTAATGCCGGGTATACGCTGCATAATGATTATACCCAGCTCTTGCTAGCAGATAATGACAGGCTTACAAACGAGTTTATCTGGACCATACGATTTGATGGAACACATACACAGTCATACAGCGGAACAACTTTTCTGGTGCATGGTCAGGCAGGTGTTCCGGCAGCCATGACTGGTACCAATGGCTCCTGGGATTGTATCCGCATGACCGAACAATTTGTGGATAAATTCAACTCACAGGATGTACGAGGTCAATTCTGGACCCAGAATCAACGAAGGGAAATGGATGTTTTACTGGGAGATGCAAGGGCCGGTTATTCTTCTTCTAAATTCAGAAACCTGACGCAGACCGGAAAGATAGGCCCGGGTACGGATGCAGGAGGTACATTTGTCGATGTTGATTTTCCTGTATTCCGGCTTGCGGAAATTTATCTGATTTATGCGGAAGCCGTTGTGCGGGGAGGGAGCAGCGGAGAGAATGGCACTGCTCTAAATTACCTGCAGGCTCTTGCAAAAAGAGCGCGTCCGAGCAATCCCAATGCCGGCGGTACGGCTGTTTTAAGCGCTGACTATATCCTGGATGAAAGAGGACGTGAATTATTTTGGGAATGCCACAGACGAACCGACCTGATTCGTTATGGGAGATTCACAACGAACACGTATTTGTGGTCCTGGAAAGGAGGTATACGCAGTGGTACAGCAGTTGATCCCAAATACAACCTGTTCCCTATTCCTGCAATTGATATCACATCAAATCCCGGTATTACTCAAAATTCTGGTTATTAAAAAAAGAAGTATGAAAAGTACGCTTATATTGTTTATGATTATGGCTGCTGCATGTTGCTTGGCATCTTGCAAAAAAAAGGATCAACTTGCCCAGATAAATAATGCAAAACCCACTCTAAGCCTCTCGACTGAAGGACCATTGACTTTGTCCGTTGAAACAGCAAATAATATGGTCTTAACCCTGTCCTATGATAATGTAGATTTTGGTATAAACGAAACACTGGCATATCTATTGCAAATTGCACCAGCCGGGACCGACTTTAAAGCGGACTCAATGATTCAGTTTAGTTTAGATCGGAAAGCGGGAGAAAAAAAATTCACCGGTGCAGAGCTGAATAAATTACTCCTCAACGAATTTTCACCGGCAGGCCAAACTATAAATTTTGAAATACGTCTAATAACCAGTCCCGGCAAAATTATTTCCAATACAGTACCCATTACAATAACCACTTATGAAGACTGGCCGAGAATACTTGAGCAGGACTTTCTTTATACTCCTGGTGCCTATCAGGGATGGGATCCTGCCTCAGCTAAAATTGCTAAAATGTATGTTACAGCAGGCGACAAGGTAGCTGGCCAACTTACCGGATCCATTTACATGCCAGACCCGGTTAATGAATTTAAATTTACACCGGGGCCCCAATGGGACAACTCCTATGGAAGCGTCACCAACACAGGAAATGCGGGTACGCTGCAATATAACGGCGGTGGCAATTTCAGCATAAAAGATAAAGGATATTATCAGGTCGATCTGGATCTTACAGCCAAAACATGGAAAGCCTCGTTAAGCAATTATTCCATTATCGGCGATGCCGCCATCAGCTGGGATACCGATGTGGAACTCGAATTTGATCCGGCCACACAAACTTTATTCAAAGAACTGCCCATGAAGGCAGGCGAATGGAAATTCCGGAAAAATCATGCCTGGAGCGGTGGAGATTTTCCTAAAGACAATCTAACGATAACTGAAGCGGGTACCTACAAGATCCTCCTGGACATGCGCGTGCCTTCGGATCCTTACTGGAAAGTAATAAAACAATAGGTCGGAATACCGGCCTGATCTTGAAATAATGCTATCTAAAAGAGCTGCATTTTCTGTTACAAAGAATGCAGCTCTTTTATTGGTTACCGGAATCCCGGTATATCATCCCTCCGGCTCATATAAAACCGGGTTCAGCGGTGTGTCGATAACCGCACCGATCTCCGCACCGGGACACCAGGTGTCCCAGTCGTTTTGCTGGTTCTTGTTCTCCGGCGCTTTCAGCCGCATATCGCGGTCCATATAGATAATGGTCATCACGCGGCGTGTGTTGCCGGTGGTATTGGCTCCGGCCCGGTGAAAGACCCAGCCCGAGTGGAAGCTGACCTCACCCAGGTCAAAGGCTTCGACCACATGTTGAAAGTCTGTTACACGCAGCCGTTGCTGGATCAGCGTTTCGCTTTCATCACCGATCG includes:
- a CDS encoding outer membrane beta-barrel protein, whose product is MKHLSFLIFLLVPFTLSAQKKAGALKGILYDSINDYALQSASVTVYRQTDSSIVDFQLANTQGEFDIKNLPLNTGLYFIVSYTGYRPLLKDFRLDTLHLITDLGKLFLVRQGKDELEEVIVKAVQPLRMNGDTLEINPDAFKLDSNAVVEDMLLRVPGLTVWGDGTITMNGRKLEKVYVDGKPFFGGAAQTATQNLPKNAIEKIQLYQEKDVSKLTNTEEKTDSLYSMNIKLKEDKKKGLFGKIGAGYGTDDRYSGDAVLQVYDKKNQAGIAVGINNINKEEGTGENAFMENTFKSNFRFFYGGRGSANDGITRRTYGNLKWQHNFSESDNSQFYNRFTTDYGYLNTTKNFISNGNSIQTIDDYKLTSINNSRSTNDNTSNTVKFLYENRKKFGNFVNISANYVNQYSTGTSESNTDVFRNAVTPVSRTSSSSYSSSNSNNFYMFGWLRSNDFELRDDPRKNYSINFGGGYNETQSNRGTVNTFESLADSLYSNTIDRKYNNRNKSYNANIGLNYDGFRQFLFGIYNFFNINMSLINNVNFSRTEQDATVMDLDTLTHQYKANSLLTNTNTLSNFSYNPALNLNRSFNKSVWGKYYYWLNFGLDLRYQFLNQQNESSIFNRNIDRSFRSFVPSLNANFNYQKDNAFRLYSYIWANINMQPPTIDQLYPIIDSTERYYVVSGNPFLKASNSKKLNYNFDISRAKLNSKSNYGARLGFNFNNTNRAVGDSLVYLPDSSGRSIRYLINIDQQRTLGGNINLNFSHNLTKASNIGITYSSSLSNNVQPGYINGQLSTSRNNTLTNNITVQYNLIDRFNISVSEILSTNRNAQSNSQLPVSSIRNYTTNGNINYFITKSITLNTSVNYQTNKAANRDAATATIWNANAIYRFMQQKAELKLTAFDLLRQNKNITNFLDRNSVGTTITNGLQQYFMISFSYYPRKFGGGNRRPSPPAGIIIMK
- a CDS encoding 6-bladed beta-propeller; protein product: MRRLLILACLYLCMLPARAQEQALYISPDNALGIKAANLFSEIRFIPLETTAASYFNNMADFLITPDRLIFTDNASNSILVFDKQGKFLHKFKKKKYKLGPLQYDNAKNAVFFTSTNKNYTIPLPKVQQMTQTPGNRDFSRYKNHELMYLDEKENYRIEKLPVPYYALNDLYYMNGRYLLQNNRYNKYVKDTVLYHLDIMSGNEKVIAYFPFLNVPRLPTDFDDVDVNIDRTLNDTTVYIQKNYDNTVYRLVNDSLTPAYRFVFPAANTMPADFYTTAFRNNIDFTSYKSKYGKAVKSFFNIIDLPGVLFFGTNDNSWGYKRYVFSKNSASLYDLSKTTSDSSTCYLPTSIFMKISNYDTGYVYTSISGSDLLKEKAAILARYKDGPPPFLKQLLDTITRFSNPVIIQLKINPAAK
- a CDS encoding NUDIX hydrolase, whose product is MGKNSNLKTAAIEKSSHLEYFRIAVSVDCVIFGYEEKELKVLLIKSDLKEFAGLYSLLGDLVRPDEDLDKASYRVLKERTDLDDVFLQQVHTFGTVNRHPSGRVVSTAYYSLVNINSHKLKIDNNDLRWHPVKNIHKLAFDHKEILNTCQEHLRGQIEEHPVAHNLLNEKFSLRELQEVYEAILNTPLDRRNFRKKITLKSWLIDLNEMEDNVSHRPGKLYKFKPKLIKNNKLG
- a CDS encoding SusC/RagA family TonB-linked outer membrane protein — translated: MRRLFAASAVTLLLLFPGMIHAQTKAVSGRVTDSGTGQPLPGVTISVVGRSLAVLTDSAGSYRIFPGAATGTLEFSSVGYVSQKIRITGDQLDVSLVPEISNLENVVVIGYGTARKKDLTGSLATVNADDFQKGNITTPDQLIAGKVAGVAITPNGGRPGSGSTIRIRGGSSLNASNDPLIVIDGVPVDNGSVSGAASPLSFINPNDIESFTILKDASASAIYGARANNGVLLITTKKGKSGAFKASYGTTNSVAVISKTIDVLTGEQIRAIVEEFGTTKQKAQLGTASTNWQKEIYRAAFASDNNLTLSGGIKNFPYRLSLGFLNQDGILKTDNLKRTSIGLALNPTFFNNHLKVDLNIKSSFQKTRFANSDAIGAAVTFDPTQATYMEDQTYGGYYQWTEPNGKLVLNRANNPVGLLEQTFDNQKPMRSIGNLQVDYKFHFLPELRANINVGYDISRNNGTKFIPNNAASNYVIDSAAGGGLYQESKQERNNTLLDAYLNYTKKLMSIKSRIDATVGYSYNNFRAKNYNFRSLNANRDTLSGSTAPVFSFDIPENTLISYWGRLLYNFDEKYYLTASLRRDGSSRYSPENRWGWFPSIGLAWSLKNEFFKNSTELSDLRLRFGYGSTGQQDGIGNYDYLARYGVGGLSGSYEFGDAFYNGVGPFGYNAGLKWEKLQSYNLALDYGFADNRVSGSIEFYIRKTQDLLNAIPQAAGTNFSAYILANVGDLTNKGIEFTLNTQPIRTATTTLEVNFNYAYNHNNIEKLTVNPDSAYMGVPTGGAEGASDQIMLHAIGHPRSTFFLYQQVYDANGQPLEGVFVDRNNDGIINAADKYLNHSAVPDHTFGLSTNLTIKNWSAGFVARASLNNYVYNNIYSKASALNVITGNYIIGNASKNYLNTKFTGGTDLQPLSDLWVENASFLRMDNLFIGYNFGKIRGIYSLRATAGIQNVFIITKYKGLDPELSGGTDNNLYPRPRIFSLSLNLDF
- a CDS encoding RagB/SusD family nutrient uptake outer membrane protein encodes the protein MKTIVIRFIFIFYVVTLLSCEKKLNLFPTNDLTAEKVFATPLGYKQALAKIYVSLAVTGTNGRDIPAEIVLDEGSTGFLRQLWYLQCLTTDEAGWTYSGSTDPIGMHQMSWTASSQTIAGLYFRCFYLVTLCNNFIKESSEDKVASRGISGTDAADIKRYRAEARFVRAYSYWVLLDNFGNVPFTDENYVIGSGVSPKQMTRATLFNYIEAELKAIDEELAAPRTNENGRADQAAAWALLARMYLNAVVYSGSEKYTEAIVYAKQVINAGYTLHNDYTQLLLADNDRLTNEFIWTIRFDGTHTQSYSGTTFLVHGQAGVPAAMTGTNGSWDCIRMTEQFVDKFNSQDVRGQFWTQNQRREMDVLLGDARAGYSSSKFRNLTQTGKIGPGTDAGGTFVDVDFPVFRLAEIYLIYAEAVVRGGSSGENGTALNYLQALAKRARPSNPNAGGTAVLSADYILDERGRELFWECHRRTDLIRYGRFTTNTYLWSWKGGIRSGTAVDPKYNLFPIPAIDITSNPGITQNSGY
- a CDS encoding SusE domain-containing protein, with the translated sequence MKSTLILFMIMAAACCLASCKKKDQLAQINNAKPTLSLSTEGPLTLSVETANNMVLTLSYDNVDFGINETLAYLLQIAPAGTDFKADSMIQFSLDRKAGEKKFTGAELNKLLLNEFSPAGQTINFEIRLITSPGKIISNTVPITITTYEDWPRILEQDFLYTPGAYQGWDPASAKIAKMYVTAGDKVAGQLTGSIYMPDPVNEFKFTPGPQWDNSYGSVTNTGNAGTLQYNGGGNFSIKDKGYYQVDLDLTAKTWKASLSNYSIIGDAAISWDTDVELEFDPATQTLFKELPMKAGEWKFRKNHAWSGGDFPKDNLTITEAGTYKILLDMRVPSDPYWKVIKQ